Proteins encoded together in one Amblyomma americanum isolate KBUSLIRL-KWMA chromosome 1, ASM5285725v1, whole genome shotgun sequence window:
- the LOC144114141 gene encoding E3 ubiquitin-protein ligase MARCHF8-like isoform X2 has translation MEQPSPAAEELCKQQPPEMQQEAPPPAPTVQQQRRPSSQPSNGQTNGNGDMCRICHCEADAENPLISPCYCAGSLRYVHQACLQQWIKSSDTRCCELCKFDFIMHTKIKPFRKWEKLEMSSVEQRKVLCSITFHVVAITCVVWSLYVLIDRTAEEMREGNLDWPFWTKLIVVAIGFTGGLVFMYVQCKMYVQLFRRWRAFNRVIYVQDAPVPDKGAALPTAADLSPPVTVQGTTSSKRPPASACAPLHDGPTEITVAKDSSPDTPGPDEPRAAS, from the exons ATGGAGCAGCCGTCCCCGGCCGCAGAGGAGCTGTGCAAGCAGCAGCCCCCCGAGATGCAGCAGGAGGCGCCGCCGCCGGCCCCAACGgtccagcagcagcggcggccatcTTCGCAGCCGTCGAACGGCCAGACCAACGGCAACGGTGACATGTGCCGCATCTGTCACTGCGAGGCGGACGCGGAGAACCCGCTCATCTCGCCCTGCTACTGCGCGGGCAGCCTGCGCTACGTGCACCAGGCCTGCCTCCAGCAGTGGATCAAGTCGTCGGACACCCGGTGCTGCGAGCTGTGCAAGTTCGACTTCATCATGCACACAAAGATCAAGCCTTTCCGGAAG TGGGAGAAGCTGGAGATGTCCTCGGTGGAGCAGCGCAAGGTGCTGTGCTCCATCACGTTCCACGTTGTGGCCATCACGTGCGTGGTCTGGTCCCTGTACGTGCTCATCGACCGGACGGCGGAGGAGATGCGTGAGGGCAACCTGGACTGGCCCTTCTGGACCAAGCTCATCGTGGTCGCCATCGGCTTCACCGGGGGCCTCGTCTTCATGTACGTCCAGTGCAAGATGTACGTGCAGCTGTTCCGCCGCTGGAGGGCCTTCAACAGGGTCATCTACGTCCAAGACGCGCCCGTGCCGGACAAGGGTGCCGCACTGCCCACGGCCGCCGACCTGTCGCCGCCGGTCACGGTGCAGGGCACCACGTCCTCGAAGCGGCCGCCCGCCAGCGCCTGCGCGCCGCTGCACGACGGTCCCACCGAGATCACCGTGGCCAAGGACTCCAGCCCCGACACGCCCGGCCCCGACGAGCCGCGCGCCGCCAGTTGA
- the LOC144114141 gene encoding E3 ubiquitin-protein ligase MARCHF8-like isoform X1 has protein sequence MSLEPLPPGRHVDTSGHQASSMEQPSPAAEELCKQQPPEMQQEAPPPAPTVQQQRRPSSQPSNGQTNGNGDMCRICHCEADAENPLISPCYCAGSLRYVHQACLQQWIKSSDTRCCELCKFDFIMHTKIKPFRKWEKLEMSSVEQRKVLCSITFHVVAITCVVWSLYVLIDRTAEEMREGNLDWPFWTKLIVVAIGFTGGLVFMYVQCKMYVQLFRRWRAFNRVIYVQDAPVPDKGAALPTAADLSPPVTVQGTTSSKRPPASACAPLHDGPTEITVAKDSSPDTPGPDEPRAAS, from the exons GCTAGCAGCATGGAGCAGCCGTCCCCGGCCGCAGAGGAGCTGTGCAAGCAGCAGCCCCCCGAGATGCAGCAGGAGGCGCCGCCGCCGGCCCCAACGgtccagcagcagcggcggccatcTTCGCAGCCGTCGAACGGCCAGACCAACGGCAACGGTGACATGTGCCGCATCTGTCACTGCGAGGCGGACGCGGAGAACCCGCTCATCTCGCCCTGCTACTGCGCGGGCAGCCTGCGCTACGTGCACCAGGCCTGCCTCCAGCAGTGGATCAAGTCGTCGGACACCCGGTGCTGCGAGCTGTGCAAGTTCGACTTCATCATGCACACAAAGATCAAGCCTTTCCGGAAG TGGGAGAAGCTGGAGATGTCCTCGGTGGAGCAGCGCAAGGTGCTGTGCTCCATCACGTTCCACGTTGTGGCCATCACGTGCGTGGTCTGGTCCCTGTACGTGCTCATCGACCGGACGGCGGAGGAGATGCGTGAGGGCAACCTGGACTGGCCCTTCTGGACCAAGCTCATCGTGGTCGCCATCGGCTTCACCGGGGGCCTCGTCTTCATGTACGTCCAGTGCAAGATGTACGTGCAGCTGTTCCGCCGCTGGAGGGCCTTCAACAGGGTCATCTACGTCCAAGACGCGCCCGTGCCGGACAAGGGTGCCGCACTGCCCACGGCCGCCGACCTGTCGCCGCCGGTCACGGTGCAGGGCACCACGTCCTCGAAGCGGCCGCCCGCCAGCGCCTGCGCGCCGCTGCACGACGGTCCCACCGAGATCACCGTGGCCAAGGACTCCAGCCCCGACACGCCCGGCCCCGACGAGCCGCGCGCCGCCAGTTGA